A single region of the Salipaludibacillus sp. LMS25 genome encodes:
- the fumC gene encoding class II fumarate hydratase has protein sequence MSYRIEKDTLGEVKVPSTNWWGAQTQRSLENFKIGWEQMPKEVVESFAILKEATAAANLRLHNIDKEKSEMIQAVCRELREEGAYEHFPLVVWQTGSGTQSNMNMNEVVAYRANEKFAEAGSDIRIHPNDDVNRSQSSNDTFPTAMHIAALSEVKARLIPALKRLREVVEQKATAFDTIIKIGRTHLQDATPLTLGQEMSGWAFMLKKSEELITQSSEQLRHLAIGGTAVGTGINAHPQFGNYTAEEISRITGDTFYSSDNKFHALTSHDEIVYVHGAIKGLAADLMKIANDVRWLASGPRSGIGEITIPANEPGSSIMPGKVNPTQSEALTMVVSQVFGNDATIGFAASQGNFELNVFKPVIIYNFLQSVRLLSDAMDSFNHKCVAGIEVNEEIIEKHVKNSLMLVTALNPYIGYEKAATIAKTAYENNSTLKETAIELGYLTEEQFDEYIDLEKMVRPTE, from the coding sequence GTGAGTTATCGTATTGAAAAAGACACATTAGGTGAAGTGAAAGTCCCGTCTACTAATTGGTGGGGAGCGCAAACGCAAAGAAGTTTGGAAAATTTCAAAATCGGATGGGAACAGATGCCAAAAGAAGTAGTGGAATCGTTTGCTATTTTAAAAGAGGCGACGGCAGCTGCTAATCTAAGACTACATAATATAGATAAAGAAAAAAGTGAGATGATTCAAGCTGTGTGTCGCGAATTACGAGAAGAGGGGGCGTATGAGCATTTCCCTTTAGTTGTTTGGCAAACGGGAAGTGGAACGCAGTCAAATATGAATATGAATGAAGTCGTCGCCTATAGAGCAAATGAAAAATTTGCTGAAGCTGGTAGTGATATCCGAATACACCCGAACGACGATGTGAATCGTTCGCAGAGTTCGAACGATACCTTTCCTACAGCTATGCATATTGCCGCGTTAAGTGAGGTAAAAGCACGGCTTATTCCTGCTTTAAAACGTCTTAGAGAAGTAGTTGAGCAAAAGGCTACTGCGTTTGACACTATTATAAAAATAGGACGGACCCATTTGCAAGATGCGACACCATTAACTTTAGGGCAGGAAATGAGCGGTTGGGCGTTTATGTTAAAAAAATCAGAGGAACTGATTACCCAATCTTCAGAACAGCTTCGTCATCTTGCGATCGGTGGGACAGCCGTAGGAACTGGTATTAATGCTCACCCTCAATTTGGTAACTATACAGCCGAGGAAATTTCTCGTATCACAGGTGATACCTTCTACTCATCGGATAATAAATTCCATGCACTGACTAGCCATGATGAAATTGTCTACGTTCATGGAGCGATTAAAGGCTTAGCAGCAGATTTAATGAAAATAGCCAACGATGTGAGATGGCTCGCTAGTGGTCCTCGCTCAGGTATTGGAGAAATTACAATCCCTGCTAATGAACCTGGAAGTTCAATTATGCCAGGGAAAGTAAATCCAACACAATCTGAGGCACTGACGATGGTCGTCTCCCAAGTGTTTGGCAATGATGCCACAATTGGTTTTGCAGCTAGTCAAGGGAACTTTGAATTAAATGTATTTAAACCAGTCATTATTTATAACTTCCTTCAGTCTGTTCGATTATTAAGTGATGCGATGGATTCGTTTAATCATAAATGTGTTGCTGGGATCGAAGTAAACGAAGAGATCATTGAGAAACATGTGAAAAATTCATTAATGTTAGTAACAGCGTTAAATCCTTATATTGGATATGAAAAAGCGGCAACAATTGCTAAAACAGCTTATGAAAATAATTCGACTTTAAAAGAGACCGCCATTGAATTAGGCTATTTAACAGAAGAGCAGTTTGATGAGTATATCGATCTGGAAAAGATGGTAAGGCCTACTGAGTGA
- a CDS encoding dipeptidase — protein MKVFDLHCDALLKLYTGHAVDFTSDEALDVTKTNLSDGHVALQVFAVFVDPHIPSDEKYRTALQQIDYFHSEVVGKHETIKKITKWQDIKSLAPTDIGAMLSLEGADAFGNDLMKLRTFYELGVKSIGLTWNNANLCADGCGEPRGAGLTQLGAEVVKLNNKNKVWTDLSHLSIRSFWDTVALADYPIATHSNSYTVYPHRRNLNDKQAEEIFRKNGLIGMVFNPPFVRNNDSVQMTDLIRHIDYFCSIGGVDHLAFGSDFDGIATYIHGLEHAGKYQALINELLNYFTEKEVRGFAYQNMLNHLPEDK, from the coding sequence ATGAAAGTTTTTGACTTGCATTGTGACGCTTTATTGAAGTTATATACTGGGCACGCCGTGGATTTTACAAGTGATGAAGCGTTAGACGTAACGAAAACAAATCTATCTGATGGTCATGTGGCTTTACAAGTGTTCGCTGTGTTTGTGGATCCTCACATCCCTTCAGATGAAAAGTATCGCACAGCTTTACAGCAAATCGATTATTTTCATAGTGAAGTGGTTGGGAAGCACGAAACCATTAAGAAAATTACCAAGTGGCAAGATATAAAGTCATTAGCTCCTACTGACATCGGTGCCATGCTTTCTTTAGAAGGAGCTGATGCCTTTGGAAATGACCTCATGAAATTACGTACATTTTATGAACTAGGTGTTAAGTCGATTGGTTTAACGTGGAATAACGCTAATTTATGTGCAGATGGATGTGGTGAGCCTCGAGGGGCAGGGCTAACACAGTTAGGTGCAGAAGTTGTAAAGTTGAATAATAAAAATAAAGTTTGGACTGATTTATCACACCTGTCTATTAGATCATTTTGGGACACGGTGGCATTAGCGGATTATCCGATTGCTACTCATTCAAATTCATACACAGTGTACCCTCACAGAAGAAATCTAAATGACAAACAAGCAGAAGAAATTTTTAGAAAAAATGGCCTAATTGGTATGGTGTTTAATCCTCCTTTTGTTAGAAATAATGATTCAGTTCAAATGACTGATCTAATCAGACACATTGATTATTTCTGTTCAATCGGTGGTGTAGACCATTTAGCTTTTGGTTCAGATTTTGATGGTATTGCAACCTATATCCACGGATTGGAACATGCAGGTAAGTATCAGGCGCTTATTAATGAATTGTTAAACTATTTCACAGAGAAAGAGGTACGAGGATTTGCTTATCAAAATATGTTGAACCATTTGCCAGAGGATAAGTAA
- a CDS encoding fructosamine kinase family protein, which produces MESWIKEALLQAGCDASIKNIQHVSGGDINEAFYVKTNNYDYFVKSHKRMPPDFFTIEKESLEFIHLEANIHIPETYGVFNIDTKCGKRSGLVMKWIASEPRQGKHQEMLANCIANLHRVTHTAFGYNKHTYIGTILQHNEWRENWCDFYASKRLLSQTELAVRNGKMPLKRRKMMDHLLARLHEWIPTTSVTPRLLHGDLWSGNWLSDSENKIYLIDPSILFGHREMDIAYTELFGGFNELFYSVYTAQFPLDQEYPTRRPLYHLFYLLVHLNTFGERYGSQIDGILNHYIGDPSS; this is translated from the coding sequence TTGGAATCATGGATTAAGGAGGCGTTACTTCAAGCGGGCTGTGATGCTTCTATTAAAAATATTCAACATGTTTCTGGAGGTGATATTAATGAGGCGTTTTATGTTAAGACAAATAACTACGATTATTTTGTAAAGAGCCATAAGAGAATGCCACCAGATTTTTTTACTATTGAAAAGGAGTCATTGGAATTTATTCATCTTGAAGCAAATATTCACATTCCAGAAACATATGGCGTATTCAATATTGATACAAAATGTGGTAAAAGAAGCGGTTTGGTGATGAAGTGGATAGCCTCTGAACCACGCCAAGGCAAACACCAAGAGATGCTAGCAAACTGTATTGCTAACTTGCATCGTGTGACTCATACGGCATTTGGCTATAATAAACATACATACATCGGAACCATTCTCCAACATAACGAATGGCGTGAAAATTGGTGTGATTTTTATGCGTCAAAACGTTTACTATCGCAAACAGAATTAGCTGTTAGAAACGGTAAAATGCCTCTCAAAAGGCGTAAAATGATGGATCACTTACTAGCGCGTTTACACGAGTGGATTCCCACAACAAGTGTGACGCCTAGACTGCTTCATGGCGATTTATGGTCGGGTAATTGGTTAAGTGATTCAGAAAACAAGATTTACCTTATTGATCCATCTATTTTATTTGGCCACAGGGAAATGGATATAGCGTATACTGAATTGTTTGGAGGCTTTAACGAGCTGTTCTATAGTGTGTATACCGCACAATTCCCATTGGATCAGGAATATCCTACGCGAAGGCCCCTTTACCACTTGTTTTATTTACTTGTTCACCTAAATACATTTGGTGAAAGGTATGGTTCTCAAATTGATGGCATACTTAACCATTATATAGGGGACCCAAGCTCATAA
- the msrA gene encoding peptide-methionine (S)-S-oxide reductase MsrA, whose protein sequence is MTRGTYKKATFAGGCFWCMVSPFDEQPGIEAVVSGYTGGHTPNPTYKEVCSEATGHLEAVEITYDPHVFSYEKLLDLFWKQIDPTDPGGQFNDRGNSYTTAIFYHDDYQKELAEKSKLNLQNSSKFKSPIATVIRPAEPFYPAEEYHQHYYKKNAFHYKLYKKGSGREAFIKTYWGDTT, encoded by the coding sequence ATGACAAGAGGAACTTATAAAAAGGCAACTTTTGCAGGGGGATGTTTTTGGTGCATGGTTTCCCCGTTTGACGAGCAGCCAGGTATAGAGGCCGTTGTTTCAGGCTACACGGGCGGTCATACACCTAATCCTACGTATAAAGAGGTTTGTTCAGAAGCAACAGGCCATTTGGAGGCTGTAGAAATTACGTATGATCCTCATGTTTTTTCTTATGAAAAATTGTTAGATCTTTTTTGGAAACAAATAGACCCTACAGACCCTGGTGGCCAATTTAATGACAGAGGCAACTCTTATACAACAGCTATTTTTTATCATGATGATTATCAGAAGGAATTAGCAGAAAAATCAAAATTGAATTTGCAGAACAGTAGTAAATTTAAATCACCAATCGCCACCGTTATAAGGCCTGCTGAACCATTTTATCCTGCTGAAGAATATCATCAGCATTATTACAAGAAAAACGCATTTCATTATAAATTATATAAAAAGGGGAGTGGAAGAGAGGCTTTTATTAAAACGTATTGGGGGGATACTACATGA
- the msrB gene encoding peptide-methionine (R)-S-oxide reductase MsrB, with protein sequence MKKNDLKNKLTPLQYKVTQEDGTEPPFENSYWDFFEEGLYVDIVSGEPLFTSEEKFESSCGWPSFTKPIDEAHVKEKTDKSHRMIRTEVRSSRSDSHLGHVFNDGPKPNGLRYCINSAALKFIPKDKLKEEGYEDYLSLFEN encoded by the coding sequence ATGAAAAAGAATGACTTAAAGAACAAACTAACACCACTTCAATATAAAGTCACACAAGAAGATGGCACTGAACCTCCTTTTGAAAATAGTTACTGGGATTTTTTTGAGGAAGGACTCTATGTAGATATCGTGTCAGGTGAGCCACTTTTTACGTCGGAAGAAAAGTTTGAGTCAAGTTGTGGTTGGCCAAGTTTTACAAAACCGATTGATGAAGCTCACGTCAAAGAGAAAACGGACAAAAGTCATCGTATGATTCGTACAGAAGTTAGAAGCTCTCGCAGTGATTCCCATTTAGGCCATGTGTTTAACGATGGTCCAAAACCTAATGGATTAAGGTATTGTATTAATTCTGCAGCTTTAAAATTTATACCCAAGGATAAATTGAAAGAAGAAGGTTATGAAGACTATCTAAGTCTGTTTGAGAATTAA
- a CDS encoding ABC-ATPase domain-containing protein → MEQLSKQLIKLDGKSYRALKSIQGAYHGDIATLFIDYVQGDPFAAPSRVRVFIPHTHTDLNPSDYVKPDQMIALKHFFAKECHKQLQDVKNTISGTGKSGLIFIDVPGQEVLDRTAIFMTPKGIEFRLSCGLPAQGRRILGHQANTLLTSLLPKIIIHTVKNYDRESLKKALILANDQKHIRLELKKRQLVSFIANNSILPRKTGVSHKPLPTQDAVPFESPAEDEITLKLPSGKQIRGMAIKKGVTLITGGGYHGKSTLLQAIEKGVYNHEIGDGREYVITDESAIKIRSEDGRMIKHVNISPFINDLPFGKTTEDFSSQNASGSTSQAANIMEALEMDTTLLLIDEDTSATNFMIRDARMQQLVRKDKEPITPFIDRVQDLYTEKGISSILVIGGSGDYFDVANVIYMMEEYKPFNKTREAKKIAQELLTQRTTEITKPFQTLKQKRVIDKRRLFQLFDKKEKVESKGLHNIKIGKTIVDLTYLEQLVHQSQTQALALMIKRIIKHSKEPLGLKEAINDVYEKLEQQGIDSLSPFAGQHPGDFALPRKLELAAAINRIRH, encoded by the coding sequence ATGGAACAGTTATCTAAACAGTTAATAAAACTAGACGGAAAATCTTATCGAGCACTGAAGTCAATTCAAGGTGCCTATCATGGAGATATCGCGACACTCTTTATTGATTATGTTCAAGGTGACCCATTTGCTGCACCATCTCGTGTCCGAGTTTTCATTCCCCACACCCATACAGATTTAAACCCATCTGATTATGTGAAGCCAGATCAAATGATTGCTCTAAAACATTTTTTCGCTAAAGAGTGTCATAAACAACTACAGGATGTTAAAAACACTATCTCCGGCACGGGAAAAAGTGGGCTGATTTTCATTGACGTACCAGGACAAGAAGTCCTCGATCGGACTGCAATATTCATGACCCCGAAGGGAATTGAATTTCGCCTCTCATGTGGCTTACCTGCGCAAGGTCGAAGGATATTAGGGCATCAGGCGAACACGTTACTAACATCGTTATTACCTAAGATTATCATTCATACCGTTAAAAACTATGATCGAGAAAGTTTAAAAAAAGCACTCATCCTAGCAAATGACCAAAAACACATTCGTTTAGAATTAAAAAAACGACAACTTGTCAGCTTTATTGCTAACAATTCTATCCTTCCTAGAAAAACTGGTGTTAGCCATAAACCGCTGCCAACCCAAGATGCCGTTCCTTTTGAGAGCCCAGCTGAAGATGAAATCACCCTTAAATTACCGTCTGGAAAGCAAATTCGGGGCATGGCCATAAAAAAAGGGGTTACCCTCATAACAGGGGGTGGCTATCATGGAAAAAGCACCTTATTACAAGCGATAGAAAAAGGGGTCTATAATCACGAGATAGGTGACGGAAGAGAATATGTCATCACAGATGAATCTGCAATAAAAATACGATCTGAAGATGGCAGAATGATTAAACACGTGAATATTTCACCGTTTATTAATGATTTACCTTTTGGAAAGACGACGGAAGACTTTTCTTCTCAAAACGCCAGTGGCAGTACATCACAAGCGGCAAATATTATGGAAGCTCTGGAAATGGATACAACGTTATTACTAATTGATGAAGACACAAGTGCCACAAACTTTATGATTCGGGATGCCCGCATGCAACAGCTTGTCAGGAAAGACAAAGAACCTATTACACCTTTCATAGACCGTGTGCAAGACTTGTATACGGAAAAGGGGATTTCTTCAATTCTTGTTATAGGAGGCTCAGGAGATTATTTCGATGTAGCTAATGTCATTTATATGATGGAGGAATACAAACCATTCAATAAAACACGTGAAGCTAAAAAAATAGCTCAGGAGCTACTAACTCAACGTACCACAGAGATTACTAAACCTTTCCAAACATTAAAACAGAAAAGAGTGATTGATAAGCGAAGACTTTTTCAATTGTTTGATAAGAAAGAAAAGGTGGAGAGTAAAGGACTTCACAACATTAAAATTGGAAAAACGATTGTGGATCTTACCTATTTAGAGCAACTCGTCCATCAAAGTCAAACACAAGCTCTAGCATTAATGATCAAACGAATTATTAAACATTCAAAAGAGCCTTTAGGCTTAAAAGAGGCAATAAATGATGTATATGAAAAACTTGAACAACAAGGGATTGATAGCCTCTCACCTTTCGCTGGACAACATCCTGGAGATTTTGCTTTACCTAGGAAGCTTGAGCTTGCGGCCGCTATTAATCGCATTAGGCATTGA
- a CDS encoding DUF4397 domain-containing protein, protein MKTRWLISLSFLVMLLGFTSIYPAVAGAETAEEAKLRIVHASPNTSAVDVYVNKDKIISDMGFKDVSDYLSVEEGSYDIKLYSSGSKPEDSEPVLEENVTVMSGEGYTFAAGGKSSDISLFEFKDELTPSENEAKVRVIHLSPDAPAVDIYSLESPIVKALEYKKASVYETLPEGNYSFDIKPEGQDKAIFNLPNVELKNGKNYTIIGLGLLKGDPAFDMIMTQDN, encoded by the coding sequence ATGAAGACACGGTGGTTAATAAGTTTGAGTTTTCTCGTGATGCTATTAGGATTTACGTCGATTTATCCAGCGGTTGCTGGAGCTGAAACAGCTGAAGAGGCTAAACTACGGATTGTTCACGCTTCACCTAATACGTCAGCAGTAGATGTTTATGTAAATAAAGATAAAATCATTAGTGATATGGGTTTTAAGGATGTGAGTGACTATTTATCCGTCGAAGAAGGTAGTTATGATATTAAACTGTATTCGAGTGGAAGTAAACCTGAGGATAGTGAACCGGTGTTAGAGGAAAACGTCACTGTCATGAGCGGTGAAGGATACACGTTTGCTGCTGGAGGTAAATCTTCAGATATAAGCTTGTTTGAATTTAAAGACGAGCTGACACCATCGGAAAATGAAGCAAAAGTCAGAGTGATTCATCTGTCACCAGATGCTCCGGCTGTAGATATCTATTCATTAGAGAGCCCTATAGTGAAAGCGCTTGAATATAAGAAGGCCAGTGTTTATGAGACGCTTCCTGAAGGGAATTACTCGTTTGATATAAAACCAGAAGGACAAGATAAAGCGATCTTTAATTTGCCAAATGTTGAGCTAAAAAATGGGAAAAATTATACGATTATCGGGTTAGGCTTACTAAAGGGTGATCCGGCTTTTGACATGATTATGACTCAAGATAATTAG
- a CDS encoding D-alanyl-D-alanine carboxypeptidase family protein: MKDGSRFLFIIAVIISLLFQSDLTSAASSSSFRTTLDSEAYIVIDANSGEKLYGKNAKTLMYPASITKIVTAIMAIKTLDLDETVTISEEAVNADGTRVYLLENEEVTVRQLLYGLMVSSGNDAAIALAEHMAGSVEAFSRDMNEFVKTQIGVSSTHFTNPHGLFNDKHVTTASDMAKISAYAMKNSIFRDLVATESYEWISEGWETTLYNHHPLLRQSENVIGIKNGYVKKSGFTLVTAAEKDGTELIVVTLNSPTRELGKQDTERLLTYTFDHYETQWVSFDDAILTPEFIYPEKVAVTTLKNEPISYDVSNKGFLRIYGSGNRLLSLNSLEPNDEIDAKGIYEKEEVPADRGKLTTFLSFEWIFVTGFLFL; the protein is encoded by the coding sequence ATGAAAGATGGTTCCCGATTTTTATTTATTATCGCAGTTATTATCTCCCTTTTATTTCAGTCTGATCTTACGAGCGCAGCCTCTTCGTCAAGCTTCCGCACTACTCTTGATAGTGAAGCATATATTGTTATTGATGCGAACAGCGGAGAAAAGCTATATGGAAAGAACGCCAAAACGTTGATGTACCCTGCCAGTATTACGAAAATCGTCACAGCTATTATGGCCATTAAAACACTAGATTTAGATGAAACTGTAACGATTAGTGAGGAAGCAGTCAATGCTGATGGCACAAGAGTTTATTTACTGGAAAATGAAGAAGTCACCGTTCGGCAACTTTTGTACGGTCTTATGGTCAGTTCAGGAAATGATGCAGCTATCGCTCTTGCTGAGCATATGGCTGGATCAGTTGAAGCCTTTTCTAGAGACATGAACGAATTTGTTAAAACACAGATCGGTGTCTCGTCAACACACTTTACTAATCCCCATGGGCTATTTAACGACAAACATGTTACTACCGCTAGCGATATGGCTAAAATTAGTGCATATGCTATGAAAAACAGCATATTCCGGGATTTAGTAGCTACAGAATCGTATGAGTGGATTAGCGAAGGTTGGGAGACCACTTTATATAACCACCACCCTTTATTAAGGCAGTCAGAAAATGTCATTGGGATTAAAAACGGTTATGTCAAAAAGTCTGGGTTTACCCTTGTGACAGCAGCAGAAAAGGATGGAACTGAATTGATTGTTGTGACATTAAACAGTCCTACACGTGAGCTCGGGAAGCAGGATACAGAACGGTTACTAACGTATACTTTTGATCATTATGAGACACAGTGGGTATCGTTCGATGATGCGATCCTCACGCCAGAATTTATCTATCCTGAGAAAGTGGCTGTGACGACTTTAAAGAATGAACCTATTTCATATGATGTTTCCAACAAAGGCTTTTTAAGAATATACGGCAGTGGAAACAGGCTTTTAAGCTTAAATAGTTTAGAACCAAATGACGAAATCGACGCGAAAGGAATTTATGAAAAGGAGGAGGTACCTGCTGACAGAGGGAAACTTACTACCTTTTTAAGCTTTGAATGGATTTTTGTAACAGGGTTTTTATTTCTGTAA
- a CDS encoding alpha/beta hydrolase, with amino-acid sequence MKWAKVVFKHVILITSILIACMLIIISISVYLWQTTDEGRLPAKTAVVLHAINNNLVNLDITIRPPAIVSSGNSGGSPLLREDLVIPVQGGVQIPVRLYRPQGEGPFPILMYYHGGAFIEGYGSLETHDNIIRSLASRTNSIVIAPSYRLAPDYVFPTAVEDSYSAIEWAVEHAESFNGDRNRLSVVGDSAGGNIATVMTLMARDRHGPDISAQVLLYPLTTFQDVPLESREIYDSGYYLLSRQVMYLARDLYTPDELMWSHPYTSPLQAENLSDLPPTLIITAEFDPLRDEGEAYAERLAEFQVPVRATRYRGVMHGFISFYEIMQSGRYGLQETASFLRQVNQGTLDVGEAYNLQVRQPPQGFDRVRDQTEAFAIAAYLIGRSGANLFSTP; translated from the coding sequence ATGAAATGGGCGAAAGTTGTATTTAAACATGTCATTTTAATAACATCGATTTTAATAGCATGTATGTTAATTATCATCTCAATTTCAGTCTATTTATGGCAAACAACAGATGAAGGCCGTCTCCCTGCTAAAACGGCTGTCGTGCTCCATGCTATCAATAATAATCTCGTTAATTTAGATATTACTATACGTCCTCCTGCAATTGTTTCTAGTGGCAATAGTGGAGGAAGCCCTTTACTTAGAGAGGATTTAGTCATTCCTGTTCAAGGAGGTGTACAAATTCCTGTACGTTTGTATCGGCCACAAGGAGAGGGACCGTTTCCTATTCTCATGTATTATCACGGTGGTGCGTTTATTGAAGGGTACGGTAGCTTGGAGACTCATGACAATATCATTCGATCCTTAGCTTCCCGAACTAACAGTATTGTCATTGCACCAAGTTATCGATTAGCGCCAGACTATGTTTTTCCCACTGCCGTTGAAGACAGCTATTCAGCCATTGAATGGGCCGTAGAGCATGCAGAATCGTTTAATGGTGATCGTAATAGGTTAAGTGTTGTAGGGGATAGTGCTGGTGGGAATATTGCGACTGTAATGACTCTTATGGCACGGGACAGACATGGACCAGACATATCGGCTCAAGTGTTGTTATATCCTTTAACAACCTTTCAGGATGTCCCTTTAGAATCAAGAGAGATTTATGATAGTGGCTATTATCTGCTCTCAAGGCAAGTGATGTATTTAGCCAGGGACTTGTATACACCTGACGAATTAATGTGGTCTCATCCTTATACATCACCTTTACAAGCAGAAAATTTGAGTGACCTACCACCAACACTCATCATTACAGCCGAATTCGATCCGTTAAGAGACGAAGGTGAAGCCTACGCAGAAAGGTTGGCTGAATTTCAAGTGCCTGTTAGAGCCACCCGTTATCGAGGTGTTATGCACGGGTTTATTTCTTTTTACGAAATTATGCAAAGTGGAAGATATGGCTTACAAGAAACGGCTAGTTTTTTACGGCAAGTTAACCAAGGGACATTAGATGTAGGAGAGGCTTATAACTTACAAGTTAGACAACCCCCCCAAGGATTTGACAGGGTGAGAGACCAAACTGAAGCTTTTGCCATAGCGGCCTATTTAATTGGTAGGTCTGGAGCAAATTTGTTTAGCACACCTTGA
- a CDS encoding aminotransferase A translates to MEKKLNNHVKEIQLSGIRQFFNRVQDFPDAVQLTLGQPDFPTPEHVKRAAKKAIDTNKTTYTPNAGLLELRKYACDYVSKKYSLQYDAETEIIVTNGASQGIDVTMRTILEPGDQVLIPAPVYPAYEPIIRLCRAEPVFIDTTNSDFKLTVTQLKAHMSPQVKAIILPYPSNPTGAVLSEKELVSLAEYLQEKDVFIVADEIYSELIYNKTHQSIATMSGMRDKTIVINGLSKSHSMTGWRIGFVFAPATITQHLIKVHQYNVSCASSISQYAAIEAVKNGANDSEFMRKQYKERLNFVIERLRSIGMPVVIPEGAFYVFPSIKASGLSSFDFAVRLLEEEQLAVVPGDAFSPLGEGYIRLSYAYALNELEEALLRLEKFWNKVTY, encoded by the coding sequence TTGGAAAAAAAACTAAATAATCATGTAAAAGAAATTCAATTATCAGGAATACGTCAATTTTTTAACCGTGTACAAGACTTCCCAGATGCTGTCCAATTAACGTTAGGTCAGCCTGATTTTCCCACTCCAGAACATGTGAAGCGGGCTGCTAAGAAAGCGATAGATACTAATAAAACAACGTATACACCTAACGCAGGCTTATTAGAACTAAGAAAGTACGCATGTGACTATGTCTCAAAAAAGTACTCATTACAGTATGATGCTGAAACTGAAATCATTGTCACGAATGGGGCTTCTCAAGGTATTGATGTAACGATGAGAACTATATTAGAACCAGGAGATCAGGTTCTAATTCCTGCACCTGTTTATCCAGCCTATGAACCTATCATCCGTTTATGTAGGGCAGAACCGGTTTTTATAGACACGACTAATTCTGACTTCAAGCTTACTGTCACGCAATTAAAAGCGCATATGTCCCCACAAGTTAAGGCAATCATTTTACCTTATCCGTCTAACCCAACTGGGGCGGTGCTATCAGAAAAAGAATTAGTCAGTCTTGCAGAGTATTTGCAAGAAAAAGACGTATTTATAGTGGCGGATGAAATTTACTCAGAGTTAATTTATAACAAGACACATCAGTCCATAGCTACAATGTCAGGTATGAGGGATAAAACCATTGTGATCAATGGCTTAAGTAAGTCGCATTCGATGACTGGATGGCGAATAGGCTTTGTTTTTGCCCCTGCAACCATTACACAACATCTCATTAAAGTCCACCAGTATAACGTAAGTTGTGCAAGTTCTATTTCACAATACGCGGCGATTGAAGCGGTTAAAAACGGCGCAAATGATAGTGAATTTATGAGAAAACAGTATAAAGAGCGCCTAAACTTTGTTATTGAGCGACTACGGTCTATAGGGATGCCAGTCGTTATTCCAGAAGGAGCTTTTTATGTTTTCCCTTCAATAAAAGCTTCAGGATTGTCATCTTTCGATTTTGCTGTAAGATTGTTAGAAGAAGAACAATTGGCAGTCGTTCCAGGGGACGCATTTTCTCCATTAGGGGAAGGGTATATTCGCTTATCATATGCGTATGCATTGAACGAACTAGAAGAAGCTTTGTTACGACTAGAAAAATTCTGGAATAAAGTGACATATTAG